From one Brevibacterium sp. 'Marine' genomic stretch:
- a CDS encoding peptide deformylase, giving the protein MPEREIRLWGDPVLRSRCETVTVFDDHVESLASDLVDTARPAGRAAVAAPQIGVGLRAFGYDLDGRTGYVINPEIVELGGQLRDIEEGCLSVPGLFFPTPRYEFARVRGVDAQNQPIEIEGTEVFAQMLQHEVGHLDGQVYIQTLPGQRRREAMKAIRSADWFLARMS; this is encoded by the coding sequence ATGCCTGAACGCGAGATCCGGCTATGGGGCGACCCCGTGCTGCGCAGCAGGTGTGAGACGGTGACCGTCTTCGACGATCACGTCGAATCCCTGGCCTCCGACCTCGTCGACACCGCACGGCCCGCGGGCCGTGCGGCCGTGGCCGCCCCGCAGATCGGGGTCGGCCTGCGGGCTTTCGGCTACGACCTCGACGGTCGCACCGGCTATGTCATCAACCCGGAGATCGTCGAGCTCGGCGGGCAGCTGCGTGACATCGAAGAAGGCTGCCTGTCCGTGCCCGGACTGTTCTTCCCCACCCCGCGCTACGAGTTCGCTCGGGTGCGCGGGGTGGATGCGCAGAACCAGCCGATCGAGATCGAGGGCACGGAGGTCTTCGCCCAGATGCTCCAGCACGAGGTGGGTCACCTCGACGGGCAGGTCTACATCCAGACTCTGCCCGGTCAGCGCCGGCGGGAAGCTATGAAGGCCATCCGCTCGGCCGACTGGTTCCTCGCGCGGATGTCCTGA
- a CDS encoding 3-hydroxybutyryl-CoA dehydrogenase, with translation MSIQRTAVIGSGLMGAGIAEVLAKSGLDVIVREINEEASAAGRARIEKSLARAVDKGKLDAAARDETLGRLRFTTDIGDLADRQLVIEAASENEDIKKSIFAELDQVVTDPEAILASNTSSMPIIRFAQSTARPERVLGVHFFNPAPVQPLVEIVSSVLTADDVRDTVTSFVAEVLGKNPIQADDRPGFIVNALLIPYLLSAVRMLESGFATKEDIDAGMVGGCAHPMGPIKLADLVGLDTCLYAAQSMYEETGDPAAKPPILLSRMVDAGLLGVKSGRGFYDY, from the coding sequence TTGAGCATTCAGCGCACAGCCGTCATCGGCAGCGGACTCATGGGAGCCGGAATCGCCGAGGTGCTGGCGAAGTCCGGTCTCGACGTCATCGTCCGTGAGATCAACGAGGAGGCATCGGCCGCCGGTCGGGCCCGCATCGAGAAGTCCCTGGCCCGCGCCGTGGACAAGGGAAAGCTCGATGCCGCTGCCCGCGACGAGACCCTCGGCCGCCTGCGGTTCACCACCGACATCGGCGATCTCGCCGACCGTCAGCTTGTCATCGAAGCAGCCAGCGAGAACGAAGACATCAAGAAGTCGATCTTCGCCGAACTCGACCAGGTCGTCACCGACCCGGAGGCCATTCTCGCGTCGAACACCTCGTCGATGCCGATCATCCGCTTCGCGCAGTCGACGGCGCGTCCCGAACGCGTACTCGGCGTCCACTTCTTCAACCCGGCACCCGTGCAGCCGCTGGTGGAGATCGTCTCCTCGGTCCTCACCGCCGACGACGTCCGTGACACCGTGACCTCGTTCGTCGCCGAGGTGCTCGGGAAGAACCCGATCCAGGCTGATGACCGCCCCGGGTTCATCGTCAATGCCCTGCTCATCCCATACCTGCTCAGCGCGGTGAGGATGCTCGAATCCGGGTTCGCGACGAAGGAGGACATCGACGCAGGCATGGTCGGCGGCTGTGCCCACCCGATGGGCCCGATCAAGCTCGCCGACCTCGTCGGTCTCGACACCTGCCTCTACGCTGCCCAGAGCATGTATGAGGAGACCGGTGATCCGGCCGCGAAACCGCCGATCCTGCTGTCGCGTATGGTCGATGCCGGTCTGCTCGGTGTGAAGTCCGGACGCGGCTTCTACGACTACTGA
- a CDS encoding aminotransferase class I/II-fold pyridoxal phosphate-dependent enzyme: protein MSAPSDLQSRLDEASAAYEEFASRGLDLDITRGKPAPEQLDLAADLLTAVSGDDVFTPGGVDARNYGGLDGLIELREIFAPLLKVPANQLLAGGNASLTFMAQALTFALMHGTAVDDRPWGRGPHKLLCPVPGYDRHFTLAESLGFELLTIPMDDEGPVISEAQRLAEDPAVKGMWLVPMYSNPTGITITEARARELAAMPTAADDFALLWDNAYGVHHLREDHPDNLDILSLCAEAGNPERAWIFASTSKITHAGAGVSFFAGGPATVDWMRANLGKVAIGPDKINQLRHVRFFSEPAGVEEHMRRHAEIVAPKFDAVLAALEDGLGSDELAQWTSPDGGYFITLTTMEGIADRVVKLAGEAGVKLTPAGATHPYGLDPHNNTIRIAPTMPTLDEVELAAQGLVACVRLASYEKLLAG from the coding sequence ATGTCCGCACCGTCCGATCTCCAGTCCCGACTGGATGAGGCCTCCGCTGCCTACGAGGAATTCGCCTCACGCGGCCTCGACCTCGACATCACCCGCGGCAAGCCCGCACCCGAGCAGCTCGACCTCGCCGCCGATCTGCTCACCGCGGTCAGCGGTGACGACGTGTTCACCCCAGGTGGTGTCGACGCTCGCAACTACGGTGGGCTCGACGGGCTCATCGAACTGCGTGAGATCTTCGCCCCGCTGCTCAAGGTGCCGGCGAATCAGCTGCTGGCCGGAGGCAATGCGTCGCTGACCTTCATGGCCCAGGCCCTGACCTTCGCACTCATGCACGGCACAGCAGTCGACGACCGCCCGTGGGGTCGGGGACCGCACAAACTGCTGTGCCCCGTGCCCGGCTACGACCGTCATTTCACCCTGGCCGAATCCCTCGGATTCGAGCTTCTGACCATCCCGATGGACGACGAGGGACCGGTCATCTCCGAGGCGCAGCGTCTGGCCGAGGACCCGGCGGTCAAAGGCATGTGGTTGGTGCCGATGTATTCCAATCCGACCGGAATCACCATCACCGAGGCGCGGGCACGGGAGCTCGCGGCCATGCCGACCGCGGCGGACGATTTCGCTCTGCTGTGGGACAACGCCTATGGGGTGCACCATCTGCGTGAGGACCATCCGGACAATCTCGACATCCTCTCTCTGTGCGCCGAGGCAGGCAATCCCGAACGAGCATGGATCTTCGCTTCGACATCGAAGATCACGCATGCCGGTGCCGGTGTGTCGTTCTTCGCAGGCGGCCCGGCCACGGTCGACTGGATGCGAGCGAACCTCGGGAAGGTCGCGATCGGCCCCGACAAGATCAACCAGCTGCGCCATGTCCGGTTCTTCTCCGAACCCGCCGGGGTCGAAGAGCATATGCGCAGGCATGCCGAAATCGTCGCCCCGAAGTTCGACGCCGTACTTGCGGCGCTGGAAGACGGCCTCGGATCAGATGAACTGGCACAGTGGACCTCACCGGACGGGGGCTACTTCATCACTCTGACGACGATGGAGGGCATCGCGGATCGAGTGGTCAAACTCGCTGGGGAGGCGGGTGTGAAACTGACGCCGGCCGGAGCCACTCACCCGTACGGACTCGACCCGCACAACAACACCATCCGCATCGCCCCGACGATGCCGACACTCGATGAGGTCGAACTCGCGGCTCAGGGTCTCGTGGCATGCGTGCGACTGGCCAGCTATGAGAAGCTGCTGGCCGGCTGA
- a CDS encoding class I SAM-dependent methyltransferase: MVRPRAQAAHGRRFGAQAGVYDEVRPGYPQTALDLALTGWDRSWSDLQVCDLGAGTGILSRRLLALGTDLIAVDPDTAALERNPAPTMVGTAEATGLEAESFDLVTVAQAWHWFDESRAAAEVARILRPGGRLLILINQLDVRVDWVLRLSRIMHAGDVYRPQYRPQPGSGLTLNENRLVEFATEVSVDGIVDLARTRSYWLRSDEKTRNRVESNLREYLRVEHPIPDRAELPYMCLAYLLQRR; this comes from the coding sequence ATGGTGCGACCACGCGCGCAGGCCGCACACGGGCGCCGTTTCGGTGCTCAGGCCGGAGTCTATGACGAGGTGCGCCCCGGCTATCCGCAGACGGCTCTGGATCTGGCGCTGACCGGCTGGGACCGGAGTTGGTCCGATCTGCAGGTCTGCGACCTCGGTGCGGGCACCGGGATCCTCAGCCGTCGGCTGCTTGCCCTCGGCACCGATCTCATCGCCGTCGATCCCGACACGGCCGCGCTCGAGCGCAATCCTGCGCCCACCATGGTCGGCACGGCCGAGGCCACGGGCCTGGAAGCCGAGAGCTTCGACCTCGTCACGGTCGCACAGGCCTGGCATTGGTTCGACGAGTCGAGAGCCGCCGCCGAGGTGGCCCGCATCCTCCGTCCGGGAGGCCGACTGCTCATCCTCATCAACCAGCTCGATGTCCGTGTCGACTGGGTGCTGCGCCTGAGCCGGATCATGCACGCAGGAGACGTGTACCGGCCCCAGTACCGGCCTCAGCCCGGCAGCGGTCTGACTCTCAACGAGAACAGACTCGTCGAATTCGCAACGGAGGTCTCCGTCGATGGAATCGTCGACCTCGCTCGCACACGCTCCTATTGGCTGCGCTCGGACGAGAAGACCCGGAACAGAGTCGAATCGAATCTGCGCGAATATCTCCGTGTCGAACATCCGATCCCGGACAGGGCGGAGCTGCCGTACATGTGTCTGGCCTACCTCCTTCAGCGCCGCTGA
- a CDS encoding Hsp20/alpha crystallin family protein, with protein MATRFDPIRDLDRFFSEVTRTPNATTLPMDLYRDGEVFIARIDMPGVDPSSIDVDVEDRTLTVRARRESEVADKDVKWLTRERTNGTYARQLTLGNRVALDRIRADYSDGVLTLTIPVAEEARPRKISVSHASGQTAPEVVESSSADEPRSPGAGS; from the coding sequence ATGGCTACACGTTTCGACCCCATCCGCGACCTCGACCGATTCTTCTCCGAGGTCACCCGCACCCCGAATGCCACCACTCTGCCGATGGACCTCTACCGTGACGGCGAAGTCTTCATCGCCCGCATCGACATGCCCGGAGTCGATCCGAGCAGCATCGACGTCGACGTCGAAGACCGCACGCTCACGGTCCGCGCCCGCCGCGAATCCGAGGTCGCCGACAAGGACGTGAAGTGGCTGACCAGGGAACGCACCAACGGCACCTACGCCCGCCAGCTCACGCTCGGCAACCGGGTGGCCCTGGATCGCATCCGCGCCGACTACAGCGACGGCGTCCTCACACTGACGATCCCCGTCGCCGAGGAGGCCCGTCCGCGGAAGATCTCCGTTTCGCACGCTTCCGGACAGACCGCCCCCGAAGTGGTCGAATCGTCCTCGGCGGACGAACCCCGCTCCCCCGGCGCCGGCAGCTGA
- a CDS encoding AEC family transporter, with protein sequence MSLVPILLALLPVTVLIAFGLVLKRLPGFRSPEFWSGAEKLAYYCLLPVLLFTSVAEVDVAHVPLVRLAAALVVPTAVVSVGIIVTRRVIARDLPAFTSVLQGGIRFNTYIGLSLAGSLFGSEGSAVAAIVAAILVPTVNVVSSLGFEFLRTGPSSLFALLRAIVTNPLVLGCVAGAAANVSGLGLPDVASTVLDPLASASLPIGLLCVGAGLQTFSLRSHTRAIIASTAIKLLLLPGLSLAALALFGVPTVPALVGLVFQSIATASSGYVMARQLGGDAKLMAALIAGQTVIMLVTLPVVLLIGQSVLG encoded by the coding sequence GTGAGCCTGGTTCCCATACTCCTCGCCCTCCTTCCCGTCACGGTGCTCATCGCCTTCGGCCTGGTGCTGAAGAGACTGCCGGGTTTTCGGAGTCCCGAGTTCTGGTCGGGCGCGGAGAAGCTCGCGTACTACTGTCTGCTTCCGGTGCTGCTCTTCACCTCCGTCGCCGAGGTGGATGTGGCCCATGTCCCGCTCGTGCGGTTGGCGGCGGCGCTCGTCGTTCCCACCGCGGTCGTCTCTGTGGGCATCATTGTGACCCGTCGGGTCATCGCTCGTGATCTTCCCGCCTTCACCTCTGTTCTGCAGGGAGGCATCCGCTTCAACACCTATATCGGGCTGTCCTTGGCGGGCAGCCTGTTCGGCTCCGAGGGCAGCGCCGTTGCCGCGATCGTCGCAGCGATCCTCGTCCCCACGGTCAACGTCGTCTCGAGTCTCGGTTTCGAGTTCCTCCGCACCGGGCCGAGCTCGCTGTTCGCGCTGCTGAGGGCGATCGTGACGAATCCTCTCGTGCTCGGCTGCGTCGCCGGAGCTGCTGCCAACGTCAGCGGGCTGGGCCTGCCCGACGTGGCGTCCACGGTTCTCGATCCCCTGGCGTCGGCCTCGCTGCCCATCGGTCTGCTGTGCGTCGGTGCCGGCTTGCAGACATTCTCGCTGCGCTCCCATACCCGGGCCATCATCGCCTCAACGGCGATCAAGCTGCTTCTGCTGCCGGGCCTGTCGCTGGCAGCCCTGGCCCTCTTCGGCGTCCCGACGGTGCCTGCACTGGTCGGATTGGTCTTCCAGTCGATTGCGACGGCGAGCTCGGGCTACGTCATGGCGAGGCAGCTCGGGGGAGACGCGAAGCTCATGGCCGCACTCATCGCCGGACAGACCGTCATCATGCTCGTCACTCTGCCGGTCGTCCTCCTCATCGGCCAGTCGGTGCTCGGCTGA
- a CDS encoding ferritin, giving the protein MHLSPAMQKVLNEQVTLELEASLVYLQLSIQLDDQDLPGMTRWMRAQSEEEQVHAAKFTQHCLDRGFAPQIGDIAAPKVSGSQPIDFFKAALAHEEKVSESIRNLYRTAQDEADLDVLPLLHWFIDEQVEEESSISEIIGRLERVGTDGAGVLRIDSELGSRHPDITADGE; this is encoded by the coding sequence ATGCACCTGAGCCCCGCTATGCAGAAGGTCCTCAACGAGCAGGTCACCCTCGAACTCGAAGCCTCGTTGGTCTACCTCCAGCTCTCCATCCAGCTCGACGATCAGGATCTGCCCGGAATGACGCGCTGGATGCGCGCCCAGTCCGAAGAAGAGCAGGTGCACGCCGCGAAGTTCACCCAGCACTGCCTCGACCGCGGATTCGCCCCTCAGATCGGTGATATCGCCGCTCCGAAGGTCTCCGGCTCGCAGCCGATCGACTTCTTCAAGGCCGCTCTGGCGCACGAGGAGAAGGTCTCGGAATCCATCCGCAATCTCTACCGCACCGCCCAGGACGAAGCCGACCTCGACGTGCTGCCGCTGCTCCACTGGTTCATCGACGAGCAGGTCGAGGAGGAGTCGAGCATCTCGGAGATCATCGGTCGCCTCGAGCGTGTCGGCACCGACGGTGCCGGTGTCCTGCGCATCGATTCCGAACTCGGCTCACGCCACCCCGATATCACCGCCGACGGCGAGTGA
- a CDS encoding amidase family protein codes for MSEEMLWWSTRELAARIAAKEVSAREALQVHLDRIDAVNPVLNAVVTRDDEAAFAQAEAADSATARGESFGPLHGVPMTHKDTHDTAGMRTTWGSPLMADRVPESDALIIARLKAAGITTTGKTNVPEFAAGSHTFNEVFGTTVNPYDRTKSASGSSGGVGAVLAAGIQASGDGSDMGGSLRSPASFNNVVGLRPSNGRIPHTAPGNPYAWLGQSGFMARTVSDVALLMSVASGPHPSAPASILESGRVFDLPEFARAADHSPDLTGLRVGFSPDLDGLLPVEAEVKDIVASTAQVFSGLGAQVDAEIPNLTDADEVFNVRRALDFVGSWGGLYEAHPEHIKESVRWNIRMGLDLTGAEVVAAESARTRLHGEIDRYFAGHDVLVLTTCQVLPFDADIEYPTQINGVQLENYLDWMRALCLISATGCPAISVPAGFSASGLPVGVQIVAKPGADVELLRVAHAFESATGHHRRRPEL; via the coding sequence ATGAGTGAGGAGATGCTGTGGTGGTCGACCCGTGAACTGGCCGCCCGGATCGCCGCCAAAGAGGTCTCCGCCCGTGAAGCACTGCAGGTCCACCTCGACCGCATCGACGCAGTCAACCCCGTCCTCAATGCCGTCGTCACCCGTGACGACGAGGCCGCGTTCGCCCAGGCCGAGGCGGCGGACTCAGCGACCGCTCGCGGTGAGAGCTTCGGGCCCCTGCACGGGGTGCCGATGACGCACAAGGACACTCACGACACTGCGGGAATGCGCACGACTTGGGGATCGCCGCTCATGGCCGATCGGGTTCCCGAATCGGATGCGCTCATCATCGCCCGACTCAAAGCCGCCGGGATCACGACGACGGGCAAGACGAATGTCCCCGAGTTCGCCGCCGGTTCGCACACCTTCAACGAGGTGTTCGGCACGACGGTGAACCCCTACGACCGAACGAAATCGGCATCGGGGTCCTCCGGCGGAGTGGGGGCGGTGCTCGCGGCCGGGATCCAAGCCTCCGGGGACGGATCGGACATGGGCGGATCACTGCGTTCGCCCGCATCGTTCAACAACGTCGTCGGGTTGCGACCGAGCAACGGCCGCATCCCGCACACTGCCCCGGGCAACCCCTATGCGTGGCTTGGGCAGAGCGGGTTCATGGCACGCACGGTCTCGGATGTCGCACTACTGATGTCGGTGGCCTCAGGGCCGCACCCCTCGGCGCCGGCATCGATCCTGGAATCGGGCAGAGTCTTCGACCTCCCGGAATTCGCTCGTGCCGCCGACCACTCCCCCGACCTCACCGGTCTTCGGGTCGGATTCAGCCCCGACCTGGACGGACTGCTGCCTGTCGAGGCCGAGGTGAAGGACATCGTCGCCTCCACGGCTCAGGTGTTCAGCGGTCTCGGCGCGCAGGTGGACGCGGAGATTCCGAATCTCACGGACGCCGATGAGGTATTCAATGTGCGCCGTGCCCTCGACTTCGTCGGGTCCTGGGGCGGGCTGTATGAAGCGCACCCGGAGCACATCAAGGAATCGGTCAGGTGGAATATCCGCATGGGCCTCGATCTCACCGGCGCCGAGGTGGTTGCGGCCGAATCCGCACGCACCCGCCTCCACGGTGAGATCGACCGATACTTCGCCGGACACGATGTCCTCGTGCTCACTACCTGCCAGGTCCTGCCGTTCGATGCCGACATCGAATATCCGACGCAGATCAACGGTGTGCAGTTGGAGAACTACCTCGATTGGATGCGGGCCCTGTGCCTGATCTCGGCGACCGGGTGCCCCGCGATCTCGGTGCCGGCAGGATTCTCGGCCTCCGGCCTGCCGGTGGGTGTGCAGATCGTGGCGAAACCGGGCGCTGACGTCGAACTGCTCCGAGTCGCTCATGCCTTCGAATCGGCGACCGGTCACCACCGTCGGCGGCCGGAGCTCTGA
- a CDS encoding amidohydrolase, with protein sequence MSLNPALRASISADLDQTIADYKHFHRTPELSMQETNTAAEIASRLHALGLTTRTFGGTGVVAVIDNGDGPVIGYRADIDGLPISEDTGLDYASAAEGTLPDGETTKVMHGCGHDTHITVGLYLAKHLVTHKDLWSGTVVMIFQPGEETGQGARAMLDDGLWDEIVRPEVIFGQHVWPGTAGHIYASSGTAMAMSDCLRVIVKGKQAHGSQPENAIDPIVLGAYMITRLQSVVSREISGRDMSVVTVGTFHGGLKENIIPDSAEFKLNIRTFTEEVRAVVLDRVRRIILAEAQASGAPEPEIEEMYRFPRCFNDPDETESFLTHVGAELGAEQVHLTEPATGSEDVGAFGDDIGVPYVYWFFGGYSPAKFEGGQTPAGNHSPFFAPDDVETTLETGIRAALSAVLSKVGKDRA encoded by the coding sequence ATGTCGCTCAACCCCGCTCTCCGCGCGTCGATCAGCGCCGATCTCGACCAGACGATTGCCGACTACAAACACTTCCACCGCACTCCCGAGCTGTCGATGCAGGAGACGAACACCGCCGCCGAGATCGCCTCCCGCCTCCACGCCCTCGGACTGACCACCCGCACCTTTGGCGGAACCGGCGTCGTCGCCGTGATCGACAACGGCGACGGGCCCGTCATCGGCTACCGCGCCGACATCGACGGCCTGCCGATCAGCGAGGACACCGGACTCGACTACGCCTCCGCTGCAGAGGGCACTCTGCCCGACGGGGAGACCACGAAGGTCATGCACGGCTGCGGCCACGACACGCACATCACCGTCGGGCTCTACCTCGCCAAGCACCTCGTCACACACAAGGACCTGTGGTCGGGCACGGTCGTCATGATCTTCCAGCCGGGGGAAGAGACCGGCCAAGGTGCGCGGGCCATGCTCGACGACGGACTCTGGGATGAGATCGTGCGCCCCGAAGTCATCTTCGGTCAGCATGTGTGGCCCGGAACGGCCGGCCACATCTACGCCAGCAGCGGCACCGCCATGGCGATGTCCGACTGCCTGCGCGTGATCGTCAAGGGCAAACAGGCGCACGGATCCCAACCGGAGAATGCGATCGACCCGATCGTCCTCGGCGCCTATATGATCACCCGGCTCCAGTCGGTCGTGTCCCGTGAGATCTCCGGCCGCGACATGTCCGTCGTCACCGTCGGCACGTTCCACGGCGGGCTCAAGGAGAACATCATCCCGGACTCCGCCGAGTTCAAACTCAATATCCGCACCTTCACCGAGGAGGTCCGCGCAGTCGTCCTCGACCGGGTCCGCCGCATCATTCTCGCCGAGGCGCAGGCTTCCGGCGCCCCGGAACCGGAGATCGAGGAGATGTATCGGTTCCCGCGCTGCTTCAACGACCCCGACGAAACCGAGTCGTTCCTCACTCACGTCGGAGCCGAGCTCGGTGCCGAGCAGGTCCACCTGACCGAGCCTGCCACCGGCAGCGAGGATGTCGGAGCGTTCGGAGATGACATCGGTGTGCCGTACGTCTACTGGTTCTTCGGCGGCTACTCCCCTGCGAAATTCGAAGGCGGACAGACCCCGGCCGGCAACCACTCCCCGTTCTTCGCTCCTGACGATGTCGAAACCACGCTCGAGACGGGCATCCGAGCCGCGCTGTCAGCAGTGCTGAGCAAGGTCGGAAAGGACCGCGCATGA
- a CDS encoding DUF5058 family protein: MTVASGSADYIGLANAPILWILALAVMAVVVVQSLIYMTAVKKNAESAGMSQQEVRSAFRAGGVAAIGPSLSVVLVAIALLPLFGTPPVIVRVGLIGSAATEVASASLAAGTMGANLGDETFTRGVFIVALMAMSLSGAGWMISTLILTPIFKRSSHKLEKVNPALMSIIPGAALLAAFAALTFRELPKSPAHVIAVIVSAVVMSICLLLAKTLKQNWLKEWGLGFSLLIGLVAAYFAHYAGLGLPEA; the protein is encoded by the coding sequence ATGACAGTGGCCAGCGGTTCGGCCGACTACATCGGCCTCGCAAATGCACCGATTCTCTGGATACTCGCGTTGGCGGTGATGGCTGTCGTCGTCGTCCAATCGCTCATCTACATGACCGCCGTGAAGAAGAACGCCGAGTCGGCGGGAATGAGCCAACAGGAGGTCAGGTCGGCCTTCCGCGCCGGTGGTGTCGCCGCAATCGGACCGTCACTGTCGGTGGTCCTCGTCGCCATCGCCCTGCTGCCGCTCTTCGGCACTCCCCCGGTCATCGTCAGGGTCGGGCTCATCGGCTCCGCCGCCACCGAGGTGGCCTCTGCGTCGCTGGCTGCAGGCACCATGGGCGCCAACCTCGGTGATGAGACCTTCACCCGCGGGGTCTTCATCGTGGCTCTCATGGCGATGAGCCTCTCGGGAGCCGGCTGGATGATCTCCACTCTCATCCTCACCCCGATCTTCAAGCGCAGCTCCCACAAACTCGAGAAGGTCAATCCGGCACTCATGTCGATCATCCCGGGCGCGGCACTGCTCGCGGCCTTCGCGGCCCTGACCTTCCGTGAGCTGCCGAAATCGCCGGCGCACGTCATCGCCGTCATCGTCTCGGCAGTCGTGATGAGCATCTGCCTGCTGCTGGCCAAGACACTCAAACAGAACTGGCTGAAGGAATGGGGACTGGGATTCTCCCTGCTCATCGGCCTCGTCGCCGCGTATTTCGCCCACTATGCCGGGCTCGGACTGCCCGAAGCCTGA
- a CDS encoding hotdog fold domain-containing protein, whose translation MNADTAAAQNTDPAPTFKLWKKMQEMPLGGRVGSWLFSQAISFKAPYFRTVRPQIRELRPGLCRVTAPNRRGMHNHIGTYHAIASCNMAEVAAGVMTETTVPLTHRWIPAGMTVEYNAKASKGEITAVTRLEAIPEFGDEKFDMVVPVDVIDAEGTAFVTARITMYISPKKR comes from the coding sequence ATGAACGCAGACACCGCAGCCGCGCAGAACACCGACCCGGCACCCACCTTCAAGCTCTGGAAGAAGATGCAGGAGATGCCGCTGGGCGGTCGCGTGGGCTCCTGGCTGTTCTCTCAGGCCATCTCCTTCAAGGCACCCTATTTCCGCACCGTGCGACCGCAGATCAGAGAGCTCCGCCCGGGCCTGTGCCGCGTCACTGCACCGAACCGTCGCGGAATGCACAACCACATCGGCACCTATCATGCGATCGCATCGTGCAATATGGCCGAGGTCGCCGCCGGTGTCATGACCGAAACGACCGTGCCGCTCACACACCGCTGGATCCCTGCGGGAATGACCGTGGAGTACAACGCCAAGGCCAGCAAGGGAGAGATTACGGCCGTCACCCGCCTTGAGGCGATCCCTGAATTCGGCGACGAGAAGTTCGACATGGTCGTCCCCGTCGACGTCATCGACGCTGAGGGCACCGCATTCGTCACGGCACGCATCACCATGTACATCTCACCGAAGAAGCGCTGA
- a CDS encoding transglycosylase family protein, translated as MNLYSTSLRKAALLVGAGAVAAAGLTGMSAAQPAQASEKGVWDKVAECESGGDWHINTGNGYYGGLQFSKQTWNAFGGSGTADEHSKEWQIHIAQKVLKEQGPGAWPVCGEKAGLTKSNGAADDGGGSGDDGKKDDGGSDDSGKVGLGGNVTVGS; from the coding sequence GTGAACCTCTACAGCACAAGCCTCCGCAAGGCCGCCCTGCTCGTCGGCGCCGGCGCTGTCGCAGCCGCCGGACTGACCGGAATGAGCGCGGCGCAGCCGGCACAGGCATCTGAGAAGGGCGTCTGGGACAAGGTCGCCGAATGCGAATCCGGCGGAGACTGGCACATCAACACCGGAAACGGATACTACGGCGGACTGCAGTTCTCCAAGCAGACCTGGAACGCCTTCGGCGGTTCGGGCACCGCGGACGAGCACAGCAAGGAATGGCAGATCCACATCGCTCAGAAGGTGCTCAAGGAGCAGGGTCCGGGCGCGTGGCCAGTGTGCGGCGAGAAAGCCGGACTGACGAAGTCCAACGGTGCAGCCGATGACGGCGGCGGGTCCGGAGATGACGGCAAGAAGGACGATGGCGGCTCGGACGACAGCGGCAAGGTCGGCCTCGGCGGCAACGTCACCGTCGGCAGCTGA